One genomic segment of Manis javanica isolate MJ-LG chromosome 7, MJ_LKY, whole genome shotgun sequence includes these proteins:
- the LOC140850535 gene encoding uncharacterized protein translates to MTSLYLLTLLLTLETPTQGVLRWGILSAFPKPMPVRFNAAVFPRFFTTNTSMNLPYLVKDTLVAPLGENRSFVTNGSLCFTTQNLAGCISLKRRKYGWFSDIILEASSLPVMSAKFEGPNKEGSPSYKNMTIHQMVLWINGTFVHSPRNNSTDRPRQPKYASHCVGDYEGELWPWTDCQSTVVTWATERQEFTISPDMEGRPANEAWWPVKVLEGEFRQQLSMNPFHKWMLCGVNGSCTDLSPFSALQGGGIGVKNITFWCENNHMRAHWNMIMTHNNENYTCSAKSGPESPNSLFPPSPVCVYPPFLFILSNSSFDSCSNETCFLSQCWDARNFTNALVVRIPRWVPVPVDAPNTMTLFRERRDFGVTAAIVLLISATAVAATAAGIALDTSIKSATELNNLAASVASALDQQSTLDGKLKGGIMILNQRIDLVEEQMEVLWQMAQLGCERKYRALCITSIQYKNFTRAANLSRDLSQYLSGNWSQDFDGTLEELRQLGPIASFSESDPTSQQPHTCPTPTREAIGSWRRAWGTGAAFLISSGRNSP, encoded by the exons atgacttcgctgtacctcctgaccctgctcctgacactggagaccccgactcagggagtattgagatggggaatcctgtctgcctttcctaagcctatgcctgtccgtttcaatgcagccgtttttccgcgctttttcactaccaatactagtatgaacttgccctacttagttaaagacaccctagtagctcccctgggagaaaaccgatccttcgtaactaatgggtcattatgcttcaccactcagaatctagctggctgtatctccctgaaacggaggaaatacggatggttcagtgacataattctagaggccagtagcctccccgttatgtcagctaaatttgaagggcctaataaggaagggagcccgtcctataagaacatgactatccaccagatggttctctggatcaatggcacatttgtacactctcccaggaacaattccaccgacaggcctcgtcaacccaaatatgcctcccattgtgtgggcgactatgagggagagctgtggccctggactgactgtcagtcaactgtagtaacgtgggcaactgagaggcaggagtttaccatctccccagatatggagggacggccagccaatgaggcttggtggccagtaaaggtgctcgaaggcgagtttcgtcagcagctgagcatgaaccccttccataaatggatgctgtgtggagtcaatggctcgtgtaccgacctctcccccttttccgccctccagggtgggggaatcggtgtaaaaaatatcaccttttggtgcgagaataaccacatgcgcgcacactggaacatgatcatgacccataacaacgagaactacacgtgttcagcaaaatcaggtccagagtcacctaattccctttttccaccttctccagtatgcgtataccccccatttctgtttatcttatccaatagtagctttgactcctgctccaatgaaacctgctttctgtctcagtgttgggatgcgcgtaactttaccaatgctttggtagtccgcatcccccgttgggtccctgttcccgtagacgcccctaacaccatgactctgtttcgagaaaggcgcgatttcggtgttacagccgccatagtgctcctgatctccgcgaccgcggtcgcagccaccgccgctggtatagctttagacacctccatcaaatcggctacagagctcaataaccttgcagcctcagtagcttctgccctggaccaacagtccacacttgatggcaaactgaaaggaggaataatgatcctcaatcaacgcatagatctcgtggaggaacaaatggaggtgctctggcaaatggcccaattgggatgtgagcggaaatatcgtgccctctgcatcactagcattcaatataaaaattttacacgggcagctaatctgtcacgagacctgtcccagtatctttcaggaaactggtcccaagacttcgatgggacactagaagagctgcg CCAGCTGGGACCAATTGCCTCCTTCTCAGAGTCGGACCCAACCTCTCAGCAGCCCcacacctgccccacccccacaagaGAGGCGATTGGTAGCTGGAGGAGGGCCTGGGGCACCGGGGCTGCATTTCTGATCAGTTCAGGCAGGAATTCACCCTGA